AGAGGCGGGTGTGCCGGACTCGGTCAAAAAGTACGTCCGCTTCGGCTCCGGACCGCGCGGACTTCAAACGATCGTCTCGGTGGCGAAGGTTCGGGCGCTGACGGAGGGGCGGGTTCACGTGGCGAAAAGCGATATCGCCAAGGTGGCGCTGCCGGCGCTGCGGCACCGGATCTTTTTGAACTTCGAGGGTCAGGCGATGGGCGTTGCGACGGACGCGATTGTCGAGGAAATTATCGCCGGGCTGGAGAAAAGGGCATGAGTGCGGGGCAGCTCGAATTGAATCCAGGACTGCTGCTGCGGCTGGAGCGGATGTCGCTCGCCGCGAAGCGGCGCATTCGCGGCAACATGCAGGGAAAGCGCAGCTCGAAGCAGCTCGGCGCTTCGCTGGAATTTGCCGATTACCGGCTGTACTCGCCCGGGGACGATATACGCCGGTTTGACTGGGGAGCCTACGCCCGCACGGGAAAACCGTTCATCAAGCAGTTCATGGACGAGCAGGAGCTTCGCGTCCATTTGTATGTCGATTGCTCGCGGTCGATGGATTTCGGCGGCGGAGGAGCCGGGTCTGAACAGGCTCGGGCGAGCAAGTTTTTGTACGCCCGGCAACTGGCGGCATGCATCGGCTACATTGCGCTGTCCGGCTACGACCGCGTCGGCGTGCGCCTGTTCGGCGAGCGGATCGAACGGGAGCTGCCGCTGCTGCGGGGGAAAGGCTCGATGCCGCGGCTGCTTGGCTTTTTGGCGGAAGCGGAAACCGTACCGAGGGGCGACCTGGCGCAAGCGGTAATGCGGCCGGGAGCTGTGCCGAGACAGCCGGGCATGTCGTGGGTTTTTTCCGATTTTTTGTACGAATCCGGGGTGGAGGAGTCGCTTGGATTTCTCCATGCCGCCGGTCAGGAGGTTGTCGTCGTGCACATATTGTCCGAGGAGGAGATGAATCCGAAGCTCTCCGGCGATTTGCGGCTTATCGACAGCGAGTCGGGTGCGGGAAAGGAAGTGGCGGTAACCGGACGGGTACTGCGCGACTACCGTGCGGCGGTTCATCAGTACTCGCAGGGGCTCAAACGGTTTTGCCACGAACGGAACATGGCATATATGCTGCTGACGACCGGGA
The window above is part of the Paenibacillus hamazuiensis genome. Proteins encoded here:
- a CDS encoding DUF58 domain-containing protein, with amino-acid sequence MSAGQLELNPGLLLRLERMSLAAKRRIRGNMQGKRSSKQLGASLEFADYRLYSPGDDIRRFDWGAYARTGKPFIKQFMDEQELRVHLYVDCSRSMDFGGGGAGSEQARASKFLYARQLAACIGYIALSGYDRVGVRLFGERIERELPLLRGKGSMPRLLGFLAEAETVPRGDLAQAVMRPGAVPRQPGMSWVFSDFLYESGVEESLGFLHAAGQEVVVVHILSEEEMNPKLSGDLRLIDSESGAGKEVAVTGRVLRDYRAAVHQYSQGLKRFCHERNMAYMLLTTGTPVEDAVQRSLRENGLLL